The following coding sequences lie in one Thalassoglobus polymorphus genomic window:
- a CDS encoding GntR family transcriptional regulator encodes MLVRVEKGSAVPISRQIADQVRAQCLSGRIKPGTQIPSVRQLARDLAVNQNTVLRVYEKLTAEKLLEMRHGEGTFVSNNLPTEQLNGQRTHFFDEMTQLVRHGRMLGINDSGLHALLDDALKLSLQQDHSSESKGEHK; translated from the coding sequence ATGCTTGTACGCGTCGAGAAAGGTTCTGCAGTGCCGATCTCCCGGCAGATTGCGGATCAGGTCCGGGCGCAATGCCTGTCCGGGCGAATAAAGCCCGGAACTCAGATTCCTTCGGTCCGGCAACTTGCTCGCGATCTGGCGGTGAATCAGAACACGGTGCTTCGAGTCTACGAAAAACTGACCGCTGAGAAACTTCTGGAGATGAGGCACGGCGAAGGAACATTCGTTTCCAATAACCTTCCGACCGAGCAACTCAACGGTCAGCGAACGCACTTCTTTGATGAGATGACGCAACTGGTACGCCACGGGCGGATGCTGGGAATTAATGACTCTGGGCTGCATGCCCTGCTTGACGATGCGTTGAAACTGTCACTGCAACAGGACCACTCTTCCGAGTCGAAAGGAGAGCACAAATGA
- a CDS encoding FAD-dependent oxidoreductase, protein MLLKMIASLSLCLIAIPTLANDYDVVVYGGTSAGVTAAVQVKKLRKSVVIVCPDTHLGGLSSGGLGWTDTGNKAVIGGLSREFYHRVWKKYQDNDAWKWQKREEYGNKGQGTAAIDGTQRTMWIFEPHIAEAVFEDFIKDYDIPVLRDEWLDRESGVTLKEGRITSIKMLSGKTFRGKMFIDATYEGDLLATANVDYHVGRESTETYGEKWNGIQTGVLHHGHWFKKPVDPYVVKGDPSSGLLPRISAEDPGVKGAGDHRVQAYCFRMCLTNHPANRIPFPKPDGYDEKQYELLVRVFESGWRETFRKFDPIPNKKTDTNNHGPFSTDNIGYNYDYPDGSYERRKEIIAEHETYQKGLMYFLANDPRVPEEVRKEMSTWGLPKDEFQDNGNWPHQIYVREARRMIGKYVMTEQDCLHQRTTPEPVGMGSYTMDSHNVQRYVKPDGFVQNEGDIGVGTPPYQISYGSLVPKEEQCENLLVPVCISSSHIAFGSIRMEPVFMILGQSAATAASQAIDNNVSVQDVSYETLRKQLEKDGQVLEYDGPVRGGHRNGVSKKSLKGIVIDTDDLEQLEGWKPSTSVGAFVGSSYLHDDNERKGNLQVQFKVDLPKPGRYEVRLSYAASSNRASNVPVTIRETGNPVTVTVNQKKPAEHDELFTTLGTFDFEEQAVITISNKGTNGHVIADAVQLIFKE, encoded by the coding sequence ATGCTCTTGAAAATGATTGCTTCTCTTTCCCTGTGTCTGATCGCGATTCCAACTCTCGCGAACGACTATGATGTCGTTGTTTATGGTGGAACTTCTGCTGGAGTGACCGCAGCCGTTCAAGTGAAGAAGTTGAGGAAGAGCGTTGTGATTGTCTGCCCAGATACTCATTTGGGTGGTCTCTCGTCCGGTGGACTCGGCTGGACCGACACTGGGAACAAAGCGGTCATTGGAGGTTTGTCGCGCGAGTTCTATCATCGTGTCTGGAAGAAGTATCAGGACAACGATGCCTGGAAATGGCAGAAGCGAGAAGAGTACGGAAACAAAGGACAGGGAACCGCTGCCATCGACGGAACGCAGCGGACGATGTGGATTTTTGAACCGCACATTGCAGAAGCTGTCTTCGAGGATTTCATTAAGGATTACGATATCCCAGTCCTCCGCGATGAATGGCTTGATCGTGAATCTGGTGTCACGCTGAAAGAGGGACGCATCACCTCGATCAAGATGCTTAGCGGGAAAACTTTTCGCGGGAAGATGTTTATCGATGCCACCTACGAAGGGGACCTGTTGGCGACTGCGAATGTCGACTATCACGTCGGTCGGGAGTCGACAGAGACCTACGGCGAGAAATGGAATGGCATTCAAACCGGAGTTCTCCATCATGGTCACTGGTTCAAGAAGCCAGTTGATCCTTATGTCGTCAAAGGTGATCCCTCTTCCGGATTGCTCCCAAGAATCAGTGCAGAAGATCCCGGAGTCAAAGGAGCAGGGGACCATCGGGTGCAGGCATATTGTTTTCGAATGTGTTTAACGAATCATCCAGCGAATCGCATCCCGTTTCCCAAGCCGGATGGATACGACGAAAAGCAGTACGAATTGTTAGTACGAGTCTTTGAATCAGGCTGGCGCGAAACCTTTCGGAAATTCGATCCCATTCCAAACAAGAAGACCGACACCAACAACCACGGCCCCTTCAGCACCGACAACATCGGGTATAACTACGATTACCCGGACGGAAGCTACGAGCGGCGAAAAGAGATCATCGCAGAGCACGAAACTTACCAGAAAGGGCTGATGTACTTCCTTGCGAATGATCCGCGCGTGCCTGAAGAAGTTCGAAAGGAAATGTCCACCTGGGGCCTGCCGAAAGATGAGTTTCAAGACAACGGGAACTGGCCCCATCAAATCTATGTTCGTGAAGCACGCAGAATGATCGGCAAATATGTGATGACCGAGCAAGACTGCCTGCATCAGCGAACGACTCCCGAACCGGTCGGAATGGGGTCCTATACGATGGATTCCCACAACGTGCAGCGATACGTCAAACCAGATGGTTTTGTGCAAAACGAAGGCGACATCGGCGTCGGAACCCCGCCATATCAAATCTCGTACGGGTCACTGGTCCCGAAAGAAGAGCAGTGTGAAAACCTCCTCGTGCCGGTTTGCATCAGCAGTTCGCATATCGCGTTTGGATCAATTCGTATGGAACCGGTCTTCATGATTCTTGGTCAATCGGCAGCCACAGCCGCGTCGCAGGCCATCGATAACAATGTGAGCGTGCAAGACGTCAGTTACGAGACTCTTCGAAAACAGCTCGAGAAAGATGGTCAAGTCCTGGAATACGACGGCCCTGTTCGTGGCGGTCACCGAAACGGTGTGAGCAAAAAATCTCTGAAAGGAATCGTTATCGATACCGATGACCTTGAGCAACTTGAAGGCTGGAAGCCGAGCACCTCTGTCGGAGCATTTGTCGGAAGCAGCTACTTGCATGACGACAATGAAAGAAAAGGAAATCTGCAGGTTCAATTCAAGGTCGACCTCCCCAAACCGGGGCGCTACGAAGTCCGCCTCAGCTACGCTGCCAGTTCCAACCGGGCCAGCAACGTCCCTGTCACCATTCGAGAAACAGGGAATCCCGTGACGGTTACTGTCAACCAAAAGAAACCGGCCGAGCACGATGAACTCTTCACCACCCTGGGAACGTTCGACTTCGAAGAGCAGGCAGTGATCACCATTTCCAACAAAGGCACAAACGGCCACGTCATTGCTGACGCGGTACAATTGATCTTTAAGGAATGA
- a CDS encoding N-acetylglucosamine-6-phosphate deacetylase produces the protein MRVQAREFRSQQPVEIVVEDGKIAAINEIESAETLPIVAPGLFDLQINGYGGTWFSDEKLTVEKCLEALRAHYQYGITHLFPTLITNSYEALENGFAIIRQACEKEAWANRMVLGCHLEGPYIATEDGPRGAHPLDQVRACDWDEVQRLQAASGNRIRLLTLAPESPGAPEFITNCVNNGIAISIGHTAANTEQIGAAVAAGATLSTHLGNGAHGTLRRHPNYIWDQLGEPKLTASIISDGHHLPASVVRSFYFAKGKDGIVLTCDASGLAGCEPGVHDYHGAKFEVLESGKVVIAGQSQFLAGSGVQTDVCIATMVEMTGCSLADAWDMATINPARISHVECAKLAVGKPADFVLFEHDSANAKLHVLQTIADGEVVFGSF, from the coding sequence ATGCGAGTTCAAGCCAGAGAGTTCCGTAGCCAACAACCAGTCGAGATTGTCGTTGAAGATGGAAAGATTGCAGCAATAAACGAGATCGAGAGTGCAGAAACACTCCCAATCGTTGCTCCCGGCCTGTTCGATCTGCAAATCAACGGATATGGCGGAACATGGTTTAGTGATGAAAAATTGACGGTGGAAAAGTGCCTGGAAGCCCTCCGGGCACATTACCAGTACGGAATCACGCATCTGTTCCCGACTTTGATCACCAACTCCTATGAAGCTCTCGAAAATGGATTTGCCATAATCCGGCAAGCTTGCGAAAAGGAAGCCTGGGCGAATCGAATGGTTCTCGGCTGCCACCTCGAAGGGCCATACATTGCGACTGAAGATGGACCACGAGGAGCCCATCCTCTCGATCAGGTCCGAGCTTGCGACTGGGACGAAGTTCAGCGATTACAGGCCGCTTCAGGAAATCGAATTCGCTTGTTGACGCTCGCTCCTGAATCCCCCGGAGCACCGGAATTTATCACCAATTGTGTGAACAACGGGATTGCAATCTCCATCGGACATACCGCTGCGAATACTGAACAAATCGGAGCTGCCGTCGCCGCCGGAGCCACTCTCAGTACGCATTTAGGAAATGGTGCTCACGGAACTCTTCGCAGACATCCCAACTATATCTGGGATCAACTTGGCGAACCGAAATTAACAGCCAGCATCATTTCTGATGGTCATCATCTCCCTGCAAGCGTCGTCCGTTCGTTCTACTTCGCGAAGGGGAAAGATGGAATTGTTCTGACGTGCGACGCCTCTGGACTGGCAGGTTGTGAGCCGGGCGTTCACGACTACCACGGAGCAAAGTTTGAAGTCCTGGAAAGTGGAAAAGTCGTTATCGCAGGGCAAAGTCAATTCCTGGCTGGATCAGGTGTTCAGACTGATGTTTGCATTGCCACAATGGTCGAGATGACCGGCTGTTCGCTCGCTGACGCCTGGGACATGGCGACCATCAACCCCGCCAGAATTTCACACGTAGAGTGTGCAAAGCTCGCAGTCGGAAAGCCTGCGGATTTTGTGCTGTTTGAGCATGATTCGGCGAATGCGAAGCTGCACGTGCTGCAGACAATCGCTGACGGCGAGGTCGTTTTCGGCAGTTTTTGA
- the arfB gene encoding alternative ribosome rescue aminoacyl-tRNA hydrolase ArfB, whose protein sequence is METSETELVISSSVAIPLAEIHFEFVRSSGPGGQNVNKVNSQAQLHWNLEESTALSGPVKERLRQREANRINKLGVMRIDCQTSRDREKNRQECLNRLKEIIVRAMEVPKARKKTRTPRWVKEKRLRNKKEKSKLKRLRRPPSLND, encoded by the coding sequence ATGGAGACTTCCGAAACAGAATTGGTGATCAGTTCCAGCGTTGCGATTCCTTTGGCTGAAATTCACTTTGAATTTGTCAGAAGTTCGGGGCCAGGTGGTCAAAATGTGAACAAGGTGAACTCTCAAGCACAGCTTCATTGGAATCTCGAAGAGTCGACCGCACTCTCCGGGCCAGTTAAAGAACGGTTAAGGCAGCGAGAAGCAAATCGAATCAATAAGCTAGGGGTCATGCGGATTGATTGCCAAACTTCACGAGACCGTGAGAAAAATCGCCAGGAATGTTTGAACCGCTTGAAAGAAATCATCGTTCGGGCCATGGAAGTGCCCAAGGCGAGGAAGAAAACACGAACTCCTCGTTGGGTCAAAGAAAAACGCTTACGTAACAAAAAAGAAAAATCGAAGTTGAAACGATTACGTCGTCCACCTTCGTTGAACGATTAG
- a CDS encoding ABC transporter ATP-binding protein, with protein sequence MTDSVIETKNIHKQFGTNIVLDGLDMDVKKGETFAFLGRNGAGKTTTIKSLMGLVKPDSGSISVLGNDPAIDPIQVRSTVGYLAEDQTMFGWMRVEQLIRFIAPFYPTWDHQLAQQYVTQFDLPLRTKVKHLSKGQTVRVGLLLALAHRPELVVLDDPALGLDPIMRRDFNRDLVTHLQAEGRTVLYSSHLLYEVEPIADIIAILHEGKIVRQAPTEELRAQVKRISIDTAAVAKIGSKLKILDGRVSAGEVNLTVDDAVNAIELLQRAGIEHRTVDLNLDEIFEAFVAGQREIRFDFPEVEIANQPV encoded by the coding sequence ATGACTGATTCTGTGATCGAAACCAAGAATATTCACAAGCAGTTTGGAACTAACATCGTTCTGGATGGCCTGGACATGGATGTCAAGAAAGGAGAGACCTTTGCATTCCTGGGGCGGAATGGGGCTGGAAAGACGACAACAATCAAATCACTCATGGGACTTGTGAAACCGGATTCTGGATCAATTTCCGTGCTGGGGAATGATCCAGCGATCGATCCAATTCAAGTCCGCAGTACTGTCGGATATTTGGCGGAAGATCAGACGATGTTCGGCTGGATGCGAGTAGAGCAACTGATCCGATTCATCGCACCGTTTTATCCCACCTGGGATCATCAGTTAGCACAGCAGTATGTCACTCAGTTTGACTTGCCATTGCGTACGAAAGTGAAACACCTGTCGAAAGGGCAAACCGTTCGCGTGGGGTTGCTGCTCGCTTTGGCTCACCGTCCGGAACTCGTTGTCCTGGACGATCCTGCACTCGGGCTTGATCCGATCATGCGGCGAGATTTCAACAGAGATCTGGTGACGCATTTACAAGCTGAGGGGCGGACTGTGCTGTACAGTTCGCACCTGTTGTACGAAGTCGAACCAATCGCAGATATCATCGCGATTTTGCACGAGGGAAAAATCGTTCGCCAAGCTCCGACAGAAGAGTTAAGAGCTCAGGTGAAACGAATTTCTATCGACACTGCTGCGGTCGCCAAAATTGGCTCGAAGCTCAAAATTCTCGATGGGCGAGTCAGTGCAGGCGAAGTCAACCTGACTGTCGACGACGCAGTCAACGCAATCGAGTTGCTGCAGCGGGCAGGGATCGAACACCGCACGGTGGACTTGAATCTGGATGAAATCTTCGAAGCTTTTGTCGCTGGCCAAAGGGAAATCCGGTTCGATTTTCCGGAAGTTGAAATTGCGAATCAGCCGGTTTAG
- a CDS encoding DUF1559 domain-containing protein, producing the protein MIKLHKFKFHNLRGFTVIEFVTVISIIFLLIALLLPAIQKTRDSARSVQCKNNMKQIALALHNYHDAQATFPPGYISIMGIREKSLQNEWGWGALLLPYLDQTPLFLRINFETGVNISLSNSSDSAPAGIAFTTPNASLVATQIYSYSCPIDTIHFESKEYESLVKSRAYAYSSYSAITGVNWMDLPCATVVASLKHEDLTLTEEPCLPAEGVFYLNSRVRFKDIRDGGSQTLLIGEASLRMPRKSTIISLPFQFQQKQVKDWRLNWAGVSTPLNQEQVLTATTEGINKKSTKGFFSGLQSSHTGGAHAALADGSVRFFSENIDSSTQAPYGVLQHLSTIQSNDLADKF; encoded by the coding sequence ATGATCAAACTCCACAAATTCAAATTCCACAATCTCCGCGGATTTACTGTCATCGAATTTGTCACGGTGATTTCGATTATCTTTTTGCTCATCGCACTTCTACTCCCGGCGATTCAAAAAACTCGCGATTCTGCCAGATCAGTCCAATGCAAGAACAATATGAAGCAAATTGCGTTGGCGCTTCACAACTACCACGACGCTCAAGCAACCTTTCCACCGGGATATATTTCCATCATGGGAATTCGGGAGAAAAGCTTGCAGAATGAATGGGGATGGGGAGCGTTGCTGCTCCCGTATCTTGACCAAACCCCACTCTTCCTACGAATAAATTTCGAGACAGGCGTGAATATCTCGCTAAGCAACTCCAGCGACTCAGCACCTGCTGGAATCGCTTTCACGACTCCAAACGCGTCGCTCGTCGCAACACAAATCTACTCATATTCATGCCCCATTGACACCATCCATTTTGAGTCTAAAGAGTACGAATCGCTCGTAAAATCAAGGGCATATGCTTATTCAAGCTACTCCGCAATCACAGGCGTAAACTGGATGGACTTGCCGTGCGCAACTGTCGTCGCCAGCCTCAAACATGAAGATCTGACGCTCACCGAAGAGCCGTGTCTGCCAGCTGAGGGAGTCTTCTACCTCAATAGCCGAGTCCGCTTCAAAGACATTCGAGACGGCGGTTCTCAGACATTGCTAATCGGTGAGGCCTCGCTTCGGATGCCACGCAAATCGACAATCATCAGTCTTCCGTTTCAATTCCAGCAAAAACAGGTGAAAGACTGGCGATTGAACTGGGCTGGCGTCTCCACTCCTCTCAATCAGGAACAAGTTCTGACTGCAACCACTGAAGGCATCAACAAAAAATCCACCAAAGGTTTTTTCAGCGGCCTGCAAAGTTCCCATACCGGCGGCGCTCATGCCGCGCTGGCAGATGGATCGGTTCGATTCTTCTCAGAAAATATCGATTCGAGTACACAAGCCCCATACGGAGTGCTCCAGCACCTATCGACAATTCAAAGCAACGATCTCGCCGATAAATTCTAG
- a CDS encoding phosphatidate phosphatase App1 family protein — protein sequence MAESRETLGHSENNKVAVHPREQVIFYRSVAHYSPLGRCWHLEVHGSIFAPTRRHIRKHVLLHLFKRVVKPEKGKQTHKRFKDRAYLFLNVNKRNKSVPIAIAEKAFELPRSSPDGQFYTTLTVPELELEPSIQVDEFGRRFVEFAAHLPEEDERLFAGEIELIPPEGISIVSDIDDTIKITNIADRRELLANTFSREFQAVPMMAKIYQDWARAGASIHYVSSSPWPLYQPMLAWLDKDEFPLGSVHLRNMKLSELRKDWKRQIAYESKRKTIQTLMRTYPSRRFILCGDSGERDAELYAEIASQFGPQVQHVAIRYIENGHHKYSRDVIRRILSNIPEEKQTVFDSPEEIPALIPDAVSS from the coding sequence ATGGCAGAATCCCGCGAAACATTGGGTCATTCGGAAAACAATAAAGTTGCCGTGCATCCTCGGGAGCAGGTAATTTTCTATCGGAGTGTCGCGCACTACAGTCCTCTGGGCCGATGCTGGCATCTTGAGGTTCATGGCTCAATCTTCGCCCCCACACGTCGGCATATCCGCAAGCATGTCCTGCTGCATCTCTTCAAACGGGTGGTTAAGCCTGAGAAGGGGAAGCAGACACACAAGCGGTTCAAAGATCGAGCGTACCTCTTTCTGAACGTCAACAAACGAAACAAGTCCGTTCCGATTGCGATTGCAGAAAAAGCCTTTGAGCTTCCTCGCTCGTCGCCAGACGGGCAGTTTTACACAACCCTGACAGTTCCGGAATTGGAATTGGAACCATCGATTCAGGTCGATGAATTCGGCCGCAGATTTGTCGAATTTGCTGCCCACCTTCCGGAAGAAGATGAGCGACTGTTCGCCGGAGAAATTGAACTGATTCCGCCGGAAGGGATCTCAATCGTCTCTGATATCGACGATACAATCAAAATCACGAATATCGCTGACCGTAGAGAACTTCTGGCGAACACATTTAGTCGTGAGTTTCAGGCTGTTCCGATGATGGCGAAAATTTACCAGGACTGGGCCCGCGCCGGAGCCAGTATTCACTACGTCTCTTCCAGTCCCTGGCCGCTCTATCAACCGATGCTCGCGTGGCTGGACAAGGATGAGTTTCCACTTGGAAGCGTTCATTTGCGCAACATGAAATTGAGCGAACTTCGTAAAGACTGGAAACGCCAAATCGCATACGAGTCAAAGCGTAAAACGATTCAAACATTGATGCGGACCTACCCGAGCAGACGGTTCATCCTTTGTGGAGATTCCGGCGAACGCGACGCCGAACTCTATGCAGAAATTGCTTCCCAATTCGGTCCCCAGGTTCAGCACGTAGCGATTCGGTATATCGAGAATGGGCATCACAAATATTCACGCGATGTCATCCGTCGCATTCTCTCAAACATCCCGGAAGAGAAACAGACGGTCTTCGACTCACCCGAGGAGATCCCTGCATTGATTCCGGATGCTGTTTCCAGTTGA